The Oncorhynchus keta strain PuntledgeMale-10-30-2019 unplaced genomic scaffold, Oket_V2 Un_contig_5459_pilon_pilon, whole genome shotgun sequence DNA segment gaagaatctcaaatataacatatatttggatttgtttaacacttctttggttactacatgattccatgtgttatttaatagttttgatgtcttcgctacttttttaccatgtagaaaatagtaaactaaagaaaaacccttgaatgagtaggcgtgccaaactttggactggtactgtataaagaCAAAAAACGTCAATGGATTTGTCAAAGGTGTCCGCATTGCAATTTTAAAACGCTCCAGAGGTCTTCTTAATACGGCATGACGTTTCACATATGTTTATGATCATGTACCCATTAGACTAGATTCTAACGTGAGTGGGTGTGGTTTTTACTTACAAAGAAACAGAAAACCTAACGTTTTTCTCAAGAACCAGGAAATGAAACTTGAGTGGGAGGAAACCCTCACATACGGTATAGTCCTGCATTCGTCTGTTACTATAGCGGGTGAGAATAATGTTATTTGAAACATTAGAAGTTAGCTGTCTTATTATTGAACACTTGATATAAGTCAAATACTGTTTTGTTTACCAGTATTTACTTTCGAATGTTATAATGCTATTCTAATATTATTGTAACATTGATTCTGGATACGTTGAATAGTTATTTAAACTTTACAATTTGCTTTATCGGTTCCAGCCTAAATCATTTGCAAAATGGCTAGGCCTTAAAAATAGTTTTGGGGATTACAGCTCATTTGTCAGAGGTGTATTCAGCAGCAGTTTGATTACTATGGCTTTGAAGGGGTACACCAAGCAGAAAAACAAAACGAATTCACCATACTACTTAGAAAACATTCTTGAGACCAATGAGCATCCAGAGGATCACAAAGAATATGTGATGTTCCACGGCACCACAAAAGAGGCTACAGAGTTGATCAAGAAGAATGGTTTCACACCATCAAGAGAAGAACTTGGGCCTGGTGTGTATGTCAGTCGAGACATCGGAAAAGCAATTAAATACCCCCTTGGTGTTTCCAACAATAAGAGAAGAGTACTAAAAGTCAAAGTGGATGTAGGGAAGGTTAAAATCATAGATCAACAGAACCACCCCATGCAGGAGACCTGGCATACCGAGCATGGATATGACACGGCCTGGGTTCCCCCAGGGGTCAGTATGGTGCTGAGCAACCAACAGGGGAACTGTGTCTACGACCCAAAGAGAATCAAAGTCATGCAGGTCATGAAAGTAAAAGAAAACAACATGTAAGTATAAGATAAACTGTTG contains these protein-coding regions:
- the LOC118370525 gene encoding uncharacterized protein LOC118370525 translates to MALKGYTKQKNKTNSPYYLENILETNEHPEDHKEYVMFHGTTKEATELIKKNGFTPSREELGPGVYVSRDIGKAIKYPLGVSNNKRRVLKVKVDVGKVKIIDQQNHPMQETWHTEHGYDTAWVPPGVSMVLSNQQGNCVYDPKRIKVMQVMKVKENNISRHRHLQSGVTPEDSHVYVMYHGTSKQIAVKIQRSGFEPSEDGMLGAGVYLSRDIRKAIKYPIGADDSDRMVLKVKVDVGKVKIIDVQGHDRQYDWHTYGYDTAWVPPGVGMVPSNQQENCVYDPKRIKVMALLKVAILKKLNPSLEVES